One genomic segment of Amycolatopsis sp. Hca4 includes these proteins:
- a CDS encoding aldehyde dehydrogenase (NADP(+)) — protein MSQATDAATLEKILAGAAEAAGPAAESTPAERAGWLTAVADALDAAAGELVPLAHAETHLPESPRLAGELKRTTFQLRLFAEVLSDGEYLGATVDHADPEWPMGPRPDIRRVKTAIGPVLVFAASNFPFAFSVAGGDTASALAAGCPVVLKAHPGHPELSAKTGSIVREALIKAGAPAALFNVIFGQEEGVTALKDPRIAAASFTGSIPGGRALFDIAAARPRPIPFYGELGSVNPVVVTEAAIAARGEAVAKGYAGSFTLGAGQFCTKPGLLFLPEDHGLTDVLRAALDGAPAQPMLNDRIAAGFSARLSELREVPGVEVVSSSPSSSPAFTPTLLATTGKQFLEGGDTVHEECFGPASLIVTYADQAELLRLLEVIEPGLTATIHGEESDVGWLRPVLPALARIAGRLLWNDWPTGVTVSWAQQHGGPYPATTAPTTTSVGTAAIERFLRPIAWQGFPDALLPEPLKEANPWQLPRRTDGAR, from the coding sequence ATGAGCCAGGCCACTGACGCCGCCACGCTCGAGAAGATCCTGGCGGGAGCCGCCGAAGCCGCCGGTCCGGCCGCCGAGTCGACCCCGGCCGAACGCGCCGGCTGGCTGACCGCCGTCGCCGACGCCCTCGACGCCGCCGCGGGCGAGCTGGTCCCGCTGGCGCACGCCGAGACGCACCTGCCCGAGTCGCCGCGGCTGGCCGGCGAGCTGAAGCGCACGACGTTCCAGCTGCGCCTGTTCGCCGAGGTCCTCTCCGACGGCGAGTACCTCGGCGCCACCGTCGACCACGCCGACCCGGAGTGGCCGATGGGGCCGCGCCCGGACATCCGCCGCGTCAAGACCGCGATCGGGCCGGTGCTGGTGTTCGCGGCCAGCAACTTCCCGTTCGCGTTCAGCGTCGCGGGCGGGGACACCGCGTCCGCGCTGGCCGCGGGCTGCCCGGTGGTCCTCAAGGCGCACCCCGGGCACCCGGAGCTGTCCGCGAAGACCGGTTCGATCGTGCGCGAGGCGCTGATCAAGGCGGGCGCGCCGGCGGCGCTGTTCAACGTGATCTTCGGCCAGGAGGAGGGGGTGACGGCCCTGAAGGACCCGCGGATCGCGGCGGCGTCCTTCACCGGCTCGATCCCCGGCGGGCGCGCGCTGTTCGACATCGCTGCGGCTCGACCGCGGCCGATCCCGTTCTACGGCGAGCTGGGCAGCGTCAACCCGGTCGTGGTCACCGAGGCCGCGATCGCGGCGCGCGGGGAAGCCGTGGCCAAGGGGTACGCCGGGTCGTTCACCCTCGGGGCGGGCCAGTTCTGCACCAAGCCGGGGTTGCTGTTCCTGCCGGAAGACCACGGTTTGACCGACGTGTTGCGGGCGGCTCTGGACGGGGCGCCCGCCCAGCCGATGTTGAACGACCGGATCGCGGCTGGGTTCTCTGCCCGGTTGTCCGAATTGCGCGAGGTTCCGGGCGTCGAGGTGGTGTCTTCGTCGCCTTCGTCTTCGCCGGCGTTCACCCCGACGCTGCTGGCGACGACGGGCAAGCAGTTCCTCGAAGGCGGCGACACGGTGCACGAGGAGTGCTTCGGGCCGGCGTCGCTGATCGTGACGTACGCCGACCAGGCCGAGCTGCTGCGCCTGCTGGAGGTGATCGAACCGGGGCTCACCGCCACGATCCACGGCGAGGAGTCCGATGTGGGCTGGCTCCGGCCGGTGCTGCCCGCACTGGCCCGCATCGCCGGCCGGCTGCTGTGGAACGACTGGCCCACCGGCGTGACGGTGAGCTGGGCCCAGCAGCACGGCGGCCCGTACCCGGCCACGACGGCCCCGACGACAACCTCGGTCGGGACGGCGGCGATCGAGCGGTTCCTGCGGCCGATCGCCTGGCAGGGCTTCCCGGACGCGCTGTTGCCGGAACCGCTGAAGGAGGCCAACCCGTGGCAGTTGCCCCGGCGCACTGACGGCGCTCGCTAA
- a CDS encoding glucarate dehydratase family protein: protein MQILDVVLTPVAFADPPLLNVMGVHEPFALRSVVQVKCEDGIVGLGESYGDDAFLGEVRKVLPRLRGHDVFDLPGLQRLVAEALSDTVLTDAHGLIGGFSIRKTIASVYSLFEVACLDAQGHFLGRPVTDLLGGKARDAVEFSAYLFYKYGKHIDGREDSWGEITTPETLVGSAKRMIDEYGFRSIKLKGGVYEPEQEVDGIRALAEAFPGHPLRIDPNGAWTVETGIRVAGELDGVLEYLEDPTPGIDGMAQVAAEASMPLATNMCVVNFGDIEPGFRARAIGVLLSDHHFWGGLRATQSLSVTCESFGVGLSMHSNSHLGISLAAMVQVAAATPHLTYACDTHWPWKVEDVIEPGVLAFRDGAVAVPATPGLGITLDEDALARLHENYVRCGLTKRDDVTYMRKYVPDFQPNTARW from the coding sequence ATGCAGATCCTCGACGTGGTGCTGACCCCGGTCGCGTTCGCGGACCCGCCGCTGCTCAACGTCATGGGCGTGCACGAGCCGTTCGCGCTGCGCAGCGTCGTGCAGGTCAAGTGCGAGGACGGGATCGTCGGGCTCGGCGAGTCCTACGGCGACGACGCCTTCCTCGGCGAGGTGCGCAAGGTGCTGCCGCGGCTGCGCGGCCACGACGTGTTCGACCTGCCCGGCCTGCAGCGGCTGGTCGCGGAGGCGCTCTCGGACACCGTGCTGACCGACGCGCACGGCCTGATCGGCGGCTTCTCCATCCGCAAGACGATCGCGAGCGTGTACTCGCTGTTCGAGGTCGCCTGCCTGGACGCGCAGGGTCACTTCCTCGGCCGTCCGGTGACCGACCTGCTCGGCGGCAAGGCACGCGACGCTGTCGAGTTCTCGGCGTACCTGTTCTATAAGTACGGCAAGCACATCGACGGCCGCGAGGACTCCTGGGGCGAGATCACCACGCCCGAGACGCTGGTCGGCTCGGCGAAGCGGATGATCGACGAGTACGGCTTCCGCTCGATCAAGCTCAAGGGCGGCGTCTACGAGCCCGAGCAGGAGGTCGACGGGATCCGCGCGCTGGCCGAAGCGTTCCCCGGGCACCCGCTGCGGATCGACCCGAACGGCGCGTGGACGGTCGAAACCGGCATCCGGGTGGCCGGCGAGCTCGACGGCGTCCTGGAGTACCTGGAAGACCCGACGCCGGGCATCGACGGGATGGCCCAGGTGGCGGCGGAGGCGTCGATGCCGCTGGCCACCAACATGTGCGTGGTCAACTTCGGCGACATCGAGCCGGGCTTCCGGGCGCGCGCGATCGGCGTGCTGCTGTCGGACCACCACTTCTGGGGCGGGCTGCGGGCCACGCAGTCGTTGTCGGTGACCTGTGAGAGCTTCGGCGTCGGCCTGTCGATGCACTCCAACAGCCACCTCGGGATCAGCCTGGCCGCCATGGTGCAGGTCGCCGCGGCCACGCCGCACCTGACCTACGCCTGCGACACGCACTGGCCGTGGAAGGTCGAGGACGTCATCGAACCGGGTGTGCTGGCGTTCCGCGACGGCGCCGTCGCGGTGCCGGCCACCCCGGGGCTGGGGATCACCCTCGACGAGGACGCGCTGGCCCGCCTGCACGAGAACTACGTCCGATGTGGACTGACCAAACGGGACGACGTGACCTACATGCGCAAGTACGTCCCGGACTTCCAGCCGAACACGGCGAGGTGGTGA
- a CDS encoding 5-dehydro-4-deoxyglucarate dehydratase — protein sequence MAQNEIELDGLLAFPLTPFTEDLEVNLDALAENVESHIAAGAGALFVACGTGEFSSLSPAEVTSVLTRAREVADGRVPVWVGAGGGAASARAGIAAAQEGGADGVLLLPPYLVTGPSAGLVDFVRYAVGDSSVPVIVYHRGTGVFTAPAAASLLDIPSVVGLKDGYGDVECMTRIVTTIRSLDTERARNFLFFNGLPTAEVSAKAYAAIGVARYSSAVHCFAPEIAHRFHRALGEGDTRVMDALLTGFYLPLVALRDETSGFAVSLVKAAARLRGDKVGPVRPPLVEPTPEQVRRLEKIVEDGFVTLKGLG from the coding sequence ATGGCACAGAACGAGATCGAGCTGGACGGCCTGCTGGCGTTCCCCCTCACCCCGTTCACCGAGGACCTCGAGGTCAACCTCGACGCGCTCGCGGAGAACGTGGAGAGCCACATCGCGGCGGGCGCCGGTGCGCTGTTCGTCGCGTGCGGCACCGGCGAGTTCAGCTCGCTCTCGCCCGCCGAGGTCACCTCGGTGCTCACCCGGGCCCGGGAGGTGGCCGACGGCCGCGTCCCGGTCTGGGTGGGTGCCGGGGGTGGCGCGGCCTCGGCACGGGCCGGCATCGCGGCGGCGCAGGAGGGCGGGGCGGACGGCGTCCTGCTGCTGCCGCCGTACCTGGTCACCGGGCCGTCGGCGGGCCTGGTCGACTTCGTCCGCTACGCGGTCGGCGACTCGTCCGTGCCGGTCATCGTCTACCACCGCGGCACCGGCGTGTTCACCGCGCCGGCCGCGGCTTCGCTGCTGGACATCCCGTCGGTGGTGGGCCTCAAGGACGGCTACGGCGACGTCGAGTGCATGACCCGGATCGTCACCACGATCCGGTCGCTGGACACCGAGCGGGCGCGGAACTTCCTGTTCTTCAACGGGTTGCCGACCGCGGAGGTCTCGGCCAAGGCGTACGCCGCGATCGGCGTCGCCCGGTACTCCTCGGCCGTGCACTGCTTCGCCCCGGAGATCGCGCACCGCTTCCACCGCGCGCTCGGCGAGGGCGACACGCGGGTGATGGACGCCCTGCTCACCGGCTTCTACCTGCCGCTGGTGGCGCTGCGGGACGAGACGTCCGGCTTCGCCGTCTCGCTGGTCAAGGCGGCCGCGCGGCTGCGCGGCGACAAGGTCGGCCCGGTCCGGCCGCCGCTGGTCGAGCCGACGCCGGAGCAGGTCCGCCGGCTGGAGAAGATCGTGGAGGACGGCTTCGTGACGCTGAAGGGGCTCGGCTGA
- a CDS encoding sodium:solute symporter family protein — translation MHALDWTMICAYFALMIVIGWWSHKRVSDVKDFFTAGGRMPWWLAGISHHMSGYSAVLFVAYAGVAYTSGVTVYFWGFASIGIGVGIGSWLFAARWNRLRSKLGVASPLEYLAKRYNVPTQQALAWSGSLLKIFDIAAKWFAVATLLHVFAGLDYNLGILITGAVTLVYCTIGGLWADALTDFGQFVIQAIAAIVMIVVVLGKLGGISALWTMWDKLPEGHVNPVTSKYTTIFLLVYVLVKTLEYNGGMWNLAQRYMAAPNTHEAKRGARLSSALYLLWPLVLMFPMFAAPLLIPGIKDPTQSYAIMTTTFLPPGLIGLVLAGIFSHTMAMVSSDANAISAVITRDMIPAMFRRARQWTDTQGLKAARITTVVFVALTMLVATQAQNLGGVLQIVVNWVAALMGPISIPLLLGMLPWFRKCGPRAALISWAGGLIDYALVYYVFKANQTVLVATPILVSLALYVGLGLLAPERSAAADEIVDTVNTADDAVGRKQEGTTVPA, via the coding sequence GTGCACGCACTCGACTGGACGATGATCTGCGCGTACTTCGCGCTGATGATCGTGATCGGCTGGTGGTCGCACAAACGGGTCAGCGACGTGAAGGACTTCTTCACGGCGGGCGGCCGGATGCCCTGGTGGCTGGCCGGCATCTCGCACCACATGTCCGGCTACAGCGCCGTGCTGTTCGTCGCGTACGCGGGCGTCGCGTACACCAGCGGCGTCACCGTGTACTTCTGGGGCTTCGCCAGCATCGGCATCGGCGTGGGCATCGGCAGCTGGCTGTTCGCCGCCCGCTGGAACCGGTTGCGCTCGAAGCTCGGCGTCGCCTCGCCGCTGGAGTACCTGGCCAAGCGCTACAACGTGCCGACGCAGCAGGCGCTCGCCTGGAGCGGCAGCCTGCTGAAGATCTTCGACATCGCGGCCAAGTGGTTCGCCGTCGCGACGCTGCTGCACGTCTTCGCCGGCCTCGACTACAACCTCGGCATCCTCATCACCGGCGCGGTCACCCTGGTCTACTGCACCATCGGCGGACTGTGGGCCGACGCGCTCACCGACTTCGGCCAGTTCGTCATCCAGGCCATCGCCGCGATCGTGATGATCGTCGTCGTCCTCGGCAAGCTGGGCGGGATCTCCGCGCTCTGGACGATGTGGGACAAGCTGCCCGAAGGGCACGTCAACCCGGTGACGTCCAAGTACACCACCATCTTCCTGCTCGTCTACGTGCTGGTGAAGACGCTGGAGTACAACGGAGGCATGTGGAACCTGGCGCAGCGGTACATGGCCGCGCCGAACACCCACGAGGCCAAGCGCGGCGCGCGGCTGTCCTCGGCGCTGTACCTGTTGTGGCCGCTGGTGCTGATGTTCCCGATGTTCGCGGCGCCGCTGCTCATCCCCGGCATCAAGGACCCGACTCAGTCCTACGCGATCATGACCACGACGTTCCTCCCGCCGGGACTGATCGGCCTGGTGCTGGCCGGGATCTTCTCGCACACCATGGCGATGGTCTCCTCCGACGCCAACGCGATCTCCGCGGTCATCACCCGTGACATGATCCCGGCGATGTTCCGCCGCGCCCGGCAGTGGACCGACACCCAGGGCCTCAAGGCGGCGCGGATCACCACGGTCGTGTTCGTCGCGCTGACCATGCTCGTGGCCACCCAGGCGCAGAACCTCGGCGGTGTGCTGCAGATCGTCGTCAACTGGGTCGCCGCGCTGATGGGCCCGATCTCGATCCCGTTGCTGCTGGGCATGCTGCCGTGGTTCCGCAAGTGCGGCCCGCGCGCCGCGCTGATCTCCTGGGCGGGCGGCCTGATCGACTACGCGCTGGTGTACTACGTCTTCAAGGCGAACCAGACGGTGCTCGTCGCGACGCCGATCCTGGTTTCGCTCGCGCTCTACGTCGGCCTCGGGCTGCTCGCTCCCGAGCGCAGCGCGGCCGCCGATGAGATCGTCGACACCGTGAACACCGCCGACGACGCCGTCGGCCGGAAGCAGGAAGGCACGACCGTGCCCGCCTGA
- a CDS encoding IclR family transcriptional regulator has protein sequence MPQKVDNPAVPDGAPAESSGVKSARRAVDLIETFAANDVWLSLSDLHARTGFPRSSLHGLLRTLLEAGWLEADANTARYRLGVRALICGTAYLDRDAVVPFATEALERIREKTGFTAHFARRNGTEVVYLETRESQRSTHLVSRVGRTLPAHATALGKALLAELTHDEIEALMPATLTALTPNTITTLEGLHAECAATRERGYAAEIEEGTLGVRCVAAVIPYRIPGTDAISCSMPIAQVSDDDARRVGELLAETTAELGQQLRRAGIR, from the coding sequence ATGCCGCAGAAGGTGGACAACCCGGCGGTGCCCGACGGGGCCCCCGCCGAGTCCTCGGGCGTCAAGTCCGCGCGCCGGGCCGTCGACCTCATCGAGACGTTCGCGGCGAACGACGTCTGGCTGTCCCTGTCGGACCTGCACGCGCGCACCGGCTTCCCCCGCTCGTCCCTGCACGGCCTGCTGCGCACCCTCCTGGAGGCGGGCTGGCTGGAGGCGGACGCGAACACCGCCCGCTACCGCCTCGGTGTCCGGGCGCTGATCTGCGGCACGGCGTACCTGGACCGTGACGCGGTGGTCCCGTTCGCCACCGAAGCCCTGGAGCGGATCCGGGAGAAGACGGGCTTCACCGCGCACTTCGCGCGCCGCAACGGCACCGAGGTCGTCTACCTGGAAACGCGCGAGTCCCAGCGGTCGACGCACCTGGTCTCCCGCGTCGGGCGCACGCTGCCGGCGCACGCGACAGCGCTGGGCAAGGCGCTGCTGGCCGAGCTGACGCACGACGAGATCGAGGCGCTGATGCCGGCCACGCTGACCGCACTCACCCCGAACACGATCACCACCCTCGAGGGCCTGCACGCCGAGTGCGCGGCCACGCGCGAGCGCGGGTACGCGGCGGAGATCGAGGAGGGCACGCTCGGCGTCCGGTGCGTCGCCGCGGTGATCCCGTACCGCATCCCGGGCACCGACGCGATCAGCTGCTCGATGCCCATCGCCCAGGTGAGTGACGACGACGCCCGCCGCGTCGGCGAACTGCTCGCCGAAACCACCGCCGAGCTCGGCCAGCAGCTGCGCCGGGCCGGGATCCGTTAA
- a CDS encoding NAD(P)-dependent oxidoreductase, which translates to MTDQRVLITGSAGVVGTLMRPRLRREGRVLRLLDVAPQTASDAAEEIVTASVTDPEAMAAACEGVDAVIHLGGHSRENTWEATLDVNINGTQTVLAAAQAAGIPRVILASSNHAVGFRRVDEDLPADSSPRPDTYYGVSKAAIEALGSLYHSRYGMDVIVIRIGSCFETPLPLGPRGLTTWLSPDDGARLFEACLAAPNPGYRLIWGVSDNTRRIYSLEEAEALGYKSLDDAEVYAEQLAGKPAPAGPAAEYVGGPFCTAPLGVYNPL; encoded by the coding sequence ATGACGGACCAGCGCGTGCTCATCACCGGGTCGGCGGGTGTCGTCGGCACCCTGATGCGCCCCCGCCTGAGGCGCGAAGGCCGGGTGCTGCGCCTGCTCGACGTGGCTCCGCAGACCGCGTCCGACGCTGCGGAAGAGATCGTGACGGCCTCGGTGACCGACCCGGAGGCGATGGCGGCCGCGTGCGAAGGCGTGGACGCAGTGATCCACCTGGGCGGCCACAGCCGCGAGAACACGTGGGAAGCGACCCTGGACGTCAACATCAACGGGACGCAGACGGTCCTGGCGGCCGCGCAGGCCGCCGGGATCCCCAGGGTGATCCTGGCTTCGAGCAACCACGCGGTGGGCTTCCGCAGGGTGGACGAGGACCTCCCGGCGGACTCATCCCCCCGCCCGGACACGTACTACGGAGTGTCGAAGGCGGCGATCGAGGCACTGGGAAGCCTGTACCACTCCCGCTACGGCATGGACGTGATCGTCATCCGCATCGGCTCGTGCTTCGAGACCCCGTTGCCCCTGGGGCCCCGCGGCCTGACCACCTGGCTCTCCCCCGACGACGGCGCCCGCCTGTTCGAGGCCTGCCTTGCGGCACCGAACCCGGGCTACCGCCTGATCTGGGGCGTATCGGACAACACGCGCCGGATCTATTCGCTGGAGGAGGCGGAGGCCCTGGGCTACAAGTCCCTGGACGACGCCGAGGTGTACGCGGAGCAGCTGGCAGGCAAGCCCGCCCCGGCAGGACCGGCGGCCGAGTACGTGGGCGGCCCGTTCTGCACGGCCCCACTGGGCGTATACAACCCGCTCTGA
- a CDS encoding polysaccharide deacetylase family protein yields MILKSRRARKWTIAVASALVVAVAGAYTLLQVAKSPSFQFFGTIVDRVDTAEKVVALTFDDGPDPAGTRTILDTLETHQVPATFFLIGHEMAAHPDLAHAIAAAGHEIGNHSFSHDRMIGVTPAWVADEVEATDALIRAAGYPGEIFFRPPNGKKLFALPHYLAEHHRTTITWDVAPDSDGIPDTATVERTVLDQVRPGSIVVLHAMYASREQSREAIDPILDQLKQRGYRFVTVSQLLAARH; encoded by the coding sequence ATGATCTTGAAATCCCGCCGCGCCCGGAAGTGGACGATCGCCGTCGCGAGCGCGCTGGTCGTCGCCGTCGCCGGGGCCTACACCCTGCTCCAGGTGGCGAAGTCGCCCAGCTTCCAGTTCTTCGGCACGATCGTGGACCGCGTCGACACCGCCGAGAAGGTCGTCGCCCTCACCTTCGACGACGGCCCCGACCCAGCCGGAACCCGGACCATCCTCGACACCCTCGAAACCCACCAGGTACCGGCAACGTTCTTCCTCATCGGCCACGAGATGGCGGCCCACCCCGACCTGGCCCACGCCATAGCCGCAGCAGGCCACGAAATCGGCAACCACAGCTTCAGCCACGATCGCATGATCGGCGTGACCCCGGCCTGGGTCGCCGACGAGGTCGAAGCCACCGACGCCCTCATCCGCGCCGCCGGCTACCCCGGCGAGATCTTCTTCCGTCCCCCGAACGGCAAAAAGCTCTTCGCCCTCCCGCACTACCTGGCCGAACACCACCGCACGACCATCACCTGGGACGTCGCCCCGGACTCCGACGGAATCCCCGACACGGCGACCGTCGAGCGCACCGTCCTCGACCAGGTCCGCCCGGGCTCGATCGTGGTGCTGCACGCCATGTACGCCTCCCGCGAGCAGAGCCGCGAGGCGATCGACCCGATCCTGGACCAGCTCAAGCAGCGCGGCTACCGGTTCGTGACCGTGTCCCAGCTGCTGGCAGCTCGACACTGA
- a CDS encoding histidine kinase, with protein MRQSLVTTAAVALVFFASGAWTPQQGWLAAGLSAVQLVPLLWARRAPALVLAVVTLASAGHLLLDQPRNTMYVPVLLALYSTPQRWLAVASALMVGAAVFPAKGPLDGTVLAVTISAVAWLLGAERRRALAERAERAARRLHDTLAQTTAVMLVQAETLRAVGDLTQADRERLDTLLAAGRGALTLVRRTLDDLRDDTERTPDLAEVLARLRTAGLVLDRDPVLPALPRPVRELAERFVAETAVNALRHNGPGVRLRLSVESGDRVRITARNTLKGTAREGGGHGLAGLAEQTAAAGGALSHGQRDGEWVVSVELPAAGTRSRTGSRAA; from the coding sequence ATGCGTCAGTCTCTCGTCACGACGGCGGCGGTCGCCCTGGTGTTCTTCGCCAGCGGGGCGTGGACGCCGCAGCAGGGGTGGCTCGCCGCCGGGCTCAGCGCGGTTCAGCTCGTCCCGCTGCTGTGGGCCCGTCGTGCGCCGGCTCTCGTGCTCGCCGTGGTGACCCTCGCGTCCGCCGGCCACCTGCTGCTCGACCAGCCGCGCAACACGATGTACGTGCCCGTGCTGCTCGCCCTCTACAGCACGCCGCAGCGGTGGCTCGCCGTGGCTTCGGCGCTAATGGTCGGGGCCGCCGTCTTCCCGGCGAAGGGGCCGCTCGACGGGACCGTCCTCGCCGTCACCATCTCCGCCGTCGCCTGGCTGCTCGGGGCCGAACGCCGCCGGGCGCTCGCCGAGCGGGCCGAGCGGGCGGCCCGGCGGCTGCACGACACGCTCGCCCAGACCACCGCCGTCATGCTGGTGCAGGCCGAGACGCTGCGCGCGGTCGGCGACCTCACCCAAGCCGACCGCGAACGCCTCGACACCCTGCTGGCCGCCGGCCGGGGTGCGCTCACCCTCGTCCGCCGCACGCTGGACGACCTGCGTGACGACACCGAGCGGACCCCCGACCTCGCCGAGGTGCTGGCCCGCCTCCGCACCGCGGGACTGGTGCTCGACCGCGATCCGGTGCTGCCCGCGCTGCCGCGCCCGGTGCGGGAGCTGGCCGAGCGGTTCGTCGCGGAGACGGCGGTGAACGCGTTGCGGCACAACGGTCCCGGTGTCCGGCTGCGCCTGTCCGTCGAATCCGGGGACCGGGTGCGGATCACCGCGCGGAACACGCTCAAGGGGACGGCCCGCGAAGGCGGTGGTCACGGGCTGGCCGGGCTCGCGGAGCAGACCGCGGCGGCCGGCGGTGCGCTGAGCCACGGGCAGCGGGACGGCGAGTGGGTCGTCAGTGTCGAGCTGCCAGCAGCTGGGACACGGTCACGAACCGGTAGCCGCGCTGCTTGA
- a CDS encoding LuxR C-terminal-related transcriptional regulator: protein MIRVQVVDDHALVREGIALVLGAQPDLEVVAQYGSGPELLASQVPADVVLLDLYLPGMDGLDVLRRLGPSAPRVLMLTTVGRPREIREALGSGAAGFVLKDSSGDELAAAVRAAHQGVTALSPAAASALSGGGALTPRERDVLELLGEGLSNRDIAARLRLAERTVKVHVGNVLAKLGVTSRTQAALVARDR, encoded by the coding sequence ATGATCCGGGTGCAGGTCGTCGACGACCACGCGCTGGTGCGCGAAGGCATCGCCCTGGTCCTGGGCGCGCAGCCGGACCTCGAAGTGGTCGCGCAGTACGGTTCGGGGCCGGAACTGCTCGCGTCGCAGGTACCGGCGGACGTGGTCCTGCTCGACCTGTACCTGCCCGGGATGGACGGCCTCGATGTCCTGCGCCGGCTCGGTCCGTCGGCGCCTCGGGTCCTGATGCTGACGACGGTCGGACGGCCGCGGGAGATCCGCGAAGCGCTCGGTTCGGGCGCGGCGGGGTTCGTGCTCAAGGACTCGTCCGGCGACGAACTCGCGGCCGCCGTCCGGGCCGCCCACCAGGGCGTGACGGCCCTGAGCCCGGCGGCGGCGTCCGCGCTGAGCGGCGGCGGTGCGCTGACCCCGCGCGAGCGTGACGTGCTGGAGCTACTGGGCGAGGGACTGTCCAATCGCGACATAGCGGCCCGGCTGCGCCTGGCGGAGCGGACGGTGAAGGTGCACGTGGGCAACGTCCTGGCCAAGCTGGGCGTGACAAGCCGCACCCAGGCGGCACTGGTGGCACGGGACCGCTGA
- a CDS encoding TetR/AcrR family transcriptional regulator: MTPDQRRIQPRKQPRQVRAELTRQRILTAAAHVFADHGYAAGTTNRIAEHAGISIGSLYQYFPNKDAILAELLTRHLDGGTAAAAKVLTGPLPESIEEIFRVFVRLAVEAHRDDPHLLRMLLEQAPRSNELLERIGGVKQEMVGYTRALLESHPEVRVTDVETAARLVIATVELAVHDLLAEPDPIDAERLEDEMVAMLTRYVKG, from the coding sequence GTGACGCCGGACCAGCGCCGCATCCAGCCACGTAAACAGCCGCGCCAGGTCCGCGCCGAGCTGACCCGGCAGCGGATCCTGACCGCGGCTGCTCACGTTTTCGCCGACCACGGCTACGCGGCGGGCACCACCAACCGCATCGCCGAGCACGCCGGCATCTCCATCGGCTCGCTGTACCAGTACTTCCCGAACAAGGACGCGATCCTCGCCGAGCTGCTGACCCGCCACCTCGACGGCGGCACGGCGGCCGCGGCGAAGGTCCTGACCGGTCCGCTGCCGGAGTCGATCGAAGAGATCTTCCGCGTGTTCGTCCGGCTCGCCGTCGAAGCCCACCGCGACGACCCCCACCTCCTGCGCATGCTGCTGGAGCAGGCGCCACGGTCGAACGAGCTGCTGGAGCGGATCGGCGGGGTGAAGCAGGAGATGGTCGGCTACACCCGCGCCCTGCTGGAGAGCCACCCGGAGGTCCGCGTCACGGACGTCGAGACGGCGGCCCGCCTGGTGATCGCGACGGTCGAGCTGGCGGTCCACGACCTGCTGGCCGAACCCGACCCGATCGACGCCGAACGGCTGGAGGACGAGATGGTCGCGATGCTGACCCGGTACGTCAAGGGGTGA
- a CDS encoding MSMEG_1061 family FMN-dependent PPOX-type flavoprotein, with protein MTSTNTLPHVSGAEVRARLGEPEAMIKAKIGDRIDPHARRFIAHSPFLTLATADAAGRADCSPRGDYPGFVKVLDEHTLALPDRPGNKIADSFRNIAENDGVGLLFFVPGMRETLRVNGSAYVTDEPDVLARMRTEAKAPMLAIVVDVAEVYFHCGRALIRSRLWDPASQALAAELPSPGEIAAEKMNIDPALLDRLLEDGYRKLY; from the coding sequence ATGACCAGCACAAACACGCTGCCCCACGTCTCCGGGGCCGAGGTGCGGGCCCGGCTGGGCGAGCCGGAGGCGATGATCAAGGCCAAGATCGGCGACCGCATCGACCCCCACGCCCGCCGCTTCATCGCGCACTCGCCGTTCCTGACGCTGGCGACCGCCGACGCCGCGGGCCGCGCCGACTGCTCGCCCCGCGGCGACTACCCCGGCTTCGTCAAGGTCCTCGACGAGCACACCCTGGCCCTGCCCGACCGGCCCGGCAACAAGATCGCCGACTCCTTCCGCAACATCGCCGAAAACGACGGCGTCGGCCTGCTGTTCTTCGTCCCCGGTATGCGGGAAACCCTGCGCGTCAACGGAAGCGCGTACGTCACCGACGAGCCGGACGTGCTCGCCCGGATGCGCACCGAGGCCAAGGCACCGATGCTGGCGATCGTCGTCGACGTCGCCGAGGTGTACTTCCACTGCGGCCGCGCGCTGATCCGGTCGCGCCTGTGGGACCCGGCGAGCCAGGCGCTGGCCGCGGAACTGCCGTCGCCCGGCGAGATCGCCGCCGAAAAGATGAACATCGACCCGGCGCTGCTCGACCGGCTCCTCGAAGACGGCTACCGGAAGCTGTACTGA